Below is a window of Candidatus Poribacteria bacterium DNA.
GGAAACTGTCGAGGTTAAAGCGGAAAAAATAATCTCCGGTGCTTATGTTTTCTATCTCGAAGAACTCGATGTGGAACCGGGGGAACTTATCTCCTATTATGCCCAAGCCACCGATAACAATACGCGGACCGGTCCGGGGACAAGCACCTCTGAACTCTATTTTATCGAGGTGCGCCCGTTCAATGAACGGTATATGCAGATGGATGCAGAGGGGCAGCAAAGTCCAGAAGGCCAACCGTTCCCCAATTTAATCGCAGATCAACGGACAATTATTAAAAAAACATGGAAGCACATCCACTCGCGTCCGTCCCCCATGATGGAAGATTATCAATCTGCTGTCAAACAGATAGGCAAAGAGCAGGACCAACTCAAAGACAAAACGCAGCGGGTTACCGATGAGTTGAGTATGTCGATGCGCGATGCAAATGTAGATCCCGAAATGCTGATGAATCTGGAGGGAGCCATCGGCAAGATGGGTGAAGCGAGTGATAAACTCTTTGCCATAAAACCGAAAGAGGCACTCCCACATGAACAGGACGCCCTCGAACTCCTCACCAAAGCCATGATGGAGTTAGATAAGGTCTTGACACAGATGCGGTCGAATGGCAGCCAAGCAGCTGCCGATAATATAGAGATGGACATGGAGGATCTCCAAGACGCAATTGAGCAAGATCAAAATGAGTTGGATGAGCAGATGCGCGAACAAACGCAAGAGCTATTGGATCAAGCGAGAGATATGCTCTCCCAACAGGAACAACTCACAGAACAAAGCCAGCAGTTAGCACGGGAGGGTCAGCCTTCGCAGCGAGAGATGCAGCGAAATAGCCAGCAAGAGGGACAGTTGGCAGGACAAGCCCAACAGATGGCAGAGCAAGCCCAACAGATGGGGCAGTCAGTTGGACAGGGTGCCGGAAACAATACAGGACAGCGTATGGTTCAAGCAGGTGAAGCACTAGGGCAGGCATCTGAAAATATGCAGGCAGCTTCAGAGACCATGGGGGCTGGACAGCCACAGATGGGAGCTGCGAAGGGGCAAAAAGCCGAAGAAAACCTGCAGCAGGCGATCGAGGAACTTGAGAAGGTCGCCGCACAGTATACCGATCAGGCCCTTGATGATGTGACCGAGTCACTCGACCAACTTACGGCTGAACAATCGGAGATACGAGAACAAACAGAAACGCTTGAGGAAGAAACTCGACAGGATGGCATTAGCGTTGAAGATGCGCGGCATGCTTCTGAGTTGGCAAATCAACAGCGAACCCTCCGCCGAGACCTTGAGCAGCTGCAACGCAATCTCTCGAATCTGCGGGAGACACTTAACGAAAACGAACCCCAAGCGGCGCGAAATGTTGCGGACGCAAACCGTCGCATTATTGAGGAACAAGCGTCCGAAAATATGGAGGACGCACAACGGGCATTGCAGTGGCGAAACTTCCAATATTCCGAGCGGGAGCAACGGGAGGTACTCGACACCCTCTTGGAGGCACGAGATGACCTACAGCAAGCGAGGGCAAATCTAGCGGAAACAGAGGAGGAGCAGCTCGACACGGCATTGGATCAGATCGAAAGTTGGGAAACTCAGATGCAGGACATCCAACGTGAGCTTGAGGCGATGGACAATCAGGAGACACCGCTATCGTCTGAACAGGAGGCACGGCAGCAACAGTTGTCCGAACAACAAGCACAGATACAGCAACGTGCCCAAGAAGCAATGGAAGCCCAGGGACAAGGAGACGCTCAGGGGGATGAAGGGGCACAGGTGGGAGGCGCGGAGTCGGACCGCGAACTCAGAGAACTCTGGCTTGACGCGATCCGCGCTATGGACAATCGTCCCGGAACCCGGAGGGCACCGTTTCCTGTCTACGATTTCTCTTTGCGTGAACTTAGGAAACTTGAGCGTGCGATCGAAGAACGCCTCACCACAATTCAGGAAAAGAAGCAACTCGCACAGGTGCTTAAAGAAGATGTGCCGCCTGAGTACCGGAGGTTGGTCGATCAGTACTATGAATTTCTGGCGAAGTGAAACATGATGCGTGAATTTATATATGCCACTTTTAATTGAATCAGAACCAGCCCCACTAGAAGTAGCTAACGGTGTTGTTCTTGTTAGCGGGCCCCGTATAACGCTCGATACAATTGTAGCTGCGTTTATTGACCACTCCCAAGCATAAATACTTGGGATTCTTTCAACAGACTAACTCCCGTCAGGGACGCTGTATTCCCGCTTCGGCGAGACGTGCTCTGAAAGCCAGAGTCTTACCGTCGCTCCACGGGCGTTTACCCTCTCCACGTGTCCCGCGGCGAGCGTTGTCATTTATGGACTTGGTTTTCGCCCTAACGCCTTTTCACCGCTATCATATTGGAATCCGAGCTACCACCTAAAATCCCAACGCGGCGAGGGGTGTATGGAAAGTAGATAAAGTTTTCTTCGCTCCAGAGGAGCGATATGTCTATAGAAAGCAATGCGCCGAATCTCCCGTGCTCCAGTTTTGAATCCCGATTTATCGGGGAGGAGCGCAATGTATATAGCAAGAGCGGATCGTCACAACAAAAAGCCCCAGCGGTGCGATATGTGTATGAAAACACACCACGTGCGTAGATCAGGCATCTTGCCCGACCCTCCCGTCCAATACTGGCAGATAGCTTGTAGGTCGAGATTCATATTCTCGACACCCAAAGGTCAACAGAGCGTAATAAAAGGAAAAAGAAAGCATGCGACACGAAAAATGGAAATGTCCCAAATGCGACAATGATGAGTTCGAGACCGATATTTTCCAAGCAACGGGTGGCACACTTGCCAAGTTGTTCGATGTCCAAAACAAAAAGTTCACTACCGTTTCATGTATGCAATGCCAATACACCGAGGTCTACAGAGCAGACACCTCACGCCTGAGTAACATCTTCGATTTCTTCACCAATTAACGTTGGGAGGTGGTTCCCCATGAGGGTATTCACCGACGCTGAAAAACAGCAACTACAAGCCAAAATTGAAGACGAACAGGAACGGCAGCGGGCACTTAGAGAGAGCATCCAAATTGAAAAGGAAAAGGAGTCAAAAAGGAGACGAGGCATAATTTCGACAGCGTTCAGCTTCAAATACGGTTTCCTACTGCTTATTCTTTGCGTACTTGTCTTTCACTTGAGGGTCCTACTGCTTTTTGGTTGGCAAATTGATTCTCCCGTTAACCTCAGTTTTATGGTTATGTTGGGGGTACTATTCAATCACATTGGGTGGCATGTCACGAAAAAAGGTCGGTTAAGCCGCGTGATGAAAACGGTTGCGTGGATTTGGATGATCTTTGTACTTGCCTACCTATTTTGGTTCTTTAAGACTGGGGTTGCCTAACGTATCGACGAGGAAAGTTGAGAAAACATGAGCCAAGCATTCTTTGAGAAAATCGACGTGTTCCTGCCCGGACAGGGCGAGGCGTTGACCCAAGCCCCAGCCCACCACTGGGAGCGAGCAGAGCGCGCTAACGCCCAAATCTACTATAGCACACGCGAGCCAAAATCTGTCCTCATCCATCTGACAGGGCTAACTAGAGAGGAGAGGGAAGCCCTCGCCGACATGCCGATCGAAGTGGATCTTTCAGCCTTGAAGTATCACGACTACGACGGGTTCGGTGTCCATCTGCCGGGGTTGATTGTCACAACACAAGGGACAGCTATCGCCGTGTGTCAAAAACGACACGGTTCGATGGGGGACGGAGGCAACCAAGTTGACATCTTGATGTCACGTAGCGCGGATGGCGGTGCCACTTGGCAGCGACAGGAGGTCATCTTCGAGGAGAAAGGGGCTTTCACCTATCTCGGTCCCATCTTCGAGGATTGTCGCTTTCTGGAAAATGCCCGCTGATATCTTGGACGACCTCGGTTACTTCAGCGAACACGCCAAGCAGGGAGGCGGTTTCTACCTGCTCAAGAGCACCGATCAGGGGCGGAGTTGGTCTGATCCCTTCTATGTAAGCCCGGAACCGAACGCTGAAGGTTGGGTGGGTTGGCCCAACAACTGCGTCCACGGCGTCCAACTCGCTGCTGGTCCCTGCAAGGGACGATTGGTCATGCCAGCGTTTCTTTACAAAGAGGGCGAATCAGGGCAGGTGCCGGGGGTTCGTGGTGGATTATTGTACAGCGACGACCACGGACAGAGTTGGAAGGTGGGTGCTGTCCTGCCCGAAGGCTCGGACGAGGTCAGTCTTGTAGAAACCGTGAGCGAGGGCGGCATCTACGTCAGTTATCGCAAGAACACCCTTGCCACCGGCAAGCGACACTTCGCACGCAGCACCGATTATGGTGAGACCTTCTGTGAACAGGGTCAGCACGAGGAAGTACCGGACGCCAATCTCCATGCAGGGCTAATCCGATACCGTGGAGGCGAGGGAGGAAGTGAAGATCTCCTCCTGTTTTCCAGTCCATCACCGACGAAAGATATAACGGTTCG
It encodes the following:
- a CDS encoding exo-alpha-sialidase; protein product: MSQAFFEKIDVFLPGQGEALTQAPAHHWERAERANAQIYYSTREPKSVLIHLTGLTREEREALADMPIEVDLSALKYHDYDGFGVHLPGLIVTTQGTAIAVCQKRHGSMGDGGNQVDILMSRSADGGATWQRQEVIFEEKGAFTYLGPIFEDCRFLENAR
- a CDS encoding zinc ribbon domain-containing protein — its product is MRHEKWKCPKCDNDEFETDIFQATGGTLAKLFDVQNKKFTTVSCMQCQYTEVYRADTSRLSNIFDFFTN
- a CDS encoding exo-alpha-sialidase codes for the protein MPADILDDLGYFSEHAKQGGGFYLLKSTDQGRSWSDPFYVSPEPNAEGWVGWPNNCVHGVQLAAGPCKGRLVMPAFLYKEGESGQVPGVRGGLLYSDDHGQSWKVGAVLPEGSDEVSLVETVSEGGIYVSYRKNTLATGKRHFARSTDYGETFCEQGQHEEVPDANLHAGLIRYRGGEGGSEDLLLFSSPSPTKDITVRISRDEGRSWDFSRRVERGLSRYSDLAVMAEGTILCLYTNGVVRDREKISVARFNLEWLMSGST